The following are from one region of the Hymenobacter sp. YIM 151858-1 genome:
- a CDS encoding M23 family metallopeptidase, producing the protein MSNTFKLWLLALLAMLLCLAPDTSMAQRRRSAKPKAKAGTPKDFFRVKAPKIRYVRPDTTVLIETEELPDDNSEAAKSIFRPAKPLSIVSEDTSTLNLGQQSIVEVSEEVLIDSSWIKVAGYYSIWDTRSINPYRRDPSRLRDTLTLRLTDEPRQRYARMPLNTTPLTSDFGWRGYRWHYGVDLDLDTGDSVKAAFDGVVRVANYDGGGYGYYLVVRHYNGLETLYGHLSKQLVKPGTFVKAGQLIAKGGNTGRSTGSHLHYEVRYEGNPIDPEQVYDFPDYQLREDNLRITAALFNYAGQAARMKAAARARAAQHQPTAARRTVSHRIRSGDTLSEIADKYGVSQAQIRKLNGITGKTTLRPGRTLRIK; encoded by the coding sequence TTGTCAAACACGTTCAAACTCTGGTTGCTTGCACTGCTGGCCATGCTGCTGTGCCTGGCACCCGATACGAGCATGGCCCAGCGCCGTCGCTCCGCAAAGCCCAAAGCCAAAGCGGGTACGCCAAAGGATTTCTTCCGCGTAAAGGCTCCTAAAATCCGCTATGTACGCCCCGACACCACGGTGCTGATCGAAACAGAGGAGCTACCCGACGATAACTCCGAGGCCGCCAAATCCATATTCCGGCCGGCCAAGCCGCTGAGCATCGTTAGCGAAGATACCAGCACCCTGAACCTAGGGCAGCAAAGCATCGTGGAGGTGTCGGAGGAGGTGCTGATTGATTCGTCGTGGATCAAGGTGGCCGGCTATTATTCCATCTGGGATACGCGCTCCATCAACCCGTACCGCCGCGACCCCAGCCGCCTGCGCGATACGCTTACCCTGCGCCTTACCGACGAGCCCCGCCAGCGCTACGCCCGCATGCCGCTCAATACCACGCCGCTCACGTCGGATTTCGGCTGGCGCGGCTACCGCTGGCACTACGGCGTCGACCTGGACCTGGACACCGGCGACTCGGTGAAAGCGGCTTTCGACGGCGTAGTGCGCGTGGCCAACTACGACGGCGGCGGCTACGGCTACTACCTGGTGGTGCGCCACTACAACGGCCTCGAAACCCTCTACGGCCACCTGAGCAAGCAATTGGTGAAGCCCGGCACCTTCGTAAAAGCCGGCCAGCTGATTGCCAAAGGCGGCAACACCGGCCGTAGCACCGGCTCGCACCTGCACTACGAGGTGCGCTACGAGGGCAACCCCATCGACCCGGAGCAGGTGTACGACTTTCCGGATTACCAGCTGCGCGAAGACAACTTGCGTATTACGGCGGCGCTGTTCAACTACGCCGGCCAGGCGGCCCGCATGAAAGCCGCCGCCCGTGCCCGGGCCGCCCAGCACCAGCCCACCGCCGCGCGCCGCACCGTGTCGCACCGCATCCGCTCCGGCGATACGCTTTCCGAAATTGCCGACAAATACGGCGTGTCGCAGGCCCAGATCCGGAAGCTGAACGGCATTACCGGCAAAACCACCTTGCGCCCCGGCCGTACGCTGCGGATTAAGTAA
- the trxB gene encoding thioredoxin-disulfide reductase — translation MSEDNTQIEHVKLLIIGSGPAGYTAAIYAARANLSPVMYQGLQPGGQLTITNDVENFPGYPDGVMGPQMMEDLKKQAERFGTDIRYGIATAVDFSGHPHRVTIDEKHNLTADAVIIATGASAKWLGLESEARLNGSGVSACAVCDGFFYRGKDVAIVGAGDTAAEEATYLANLCNKVYMLVRKGEMRASKIMQKRVLENPKIEVLFNTATDEILGQHAVEGVRVKNVLTHETRELPIEGFFVAIGHEPNSSIFREYLHHDEQGYLKTIPGTSKTNVDGVFACGDVQDFVYRQAVTAAGTGCMAALDAERYLAALGVH, via the coding sequence GCTGGCTACACAGCGGCCATTTACGCGGCCCGCGCCAACCTGAGCCCCGTGATGTACCAAGGGCTGCAGCCTGGTGGTCAGCTAACGATTACCAACGACGTGGAGAACTTCCCAGGCTACCCCGATGGGGTGATGGGCCCACAGATGATGGAAGACCTCAAGAAGCAGGCGGAGCGTTTCGGCACCGATATTCGTTACGGCATTGCCACCGCCGTTGACTTTTCGGGCCACCCACACCGCGTTACCATCGACGAGAAGCACAACCTCACGGCCGATGCTGTCATTATTGCCACGGGGGCTTCGGCTAAGTGGTTGGGGCTGGAGTCGGAAGCGCGCCTGAACGGCTCGGGCGTATCGGCCTGCGCCGTGTGCGACGGGTTCTTCTACCGCGGCAAGGACGTGGCCATTGTAGGCGCCGGCGACACCGCTGCCGAAGAAGCCACCTACCTCGCCAACCTGTGCAACAAGGTGTACATGCTGGTGCGGAAAGGGGAGATGCGCGCCTCGAAAATCATGCAGAAGCGCGTGCTGGAGAACCCCAAAATTGAGGTGCTTTTCAATACCGCCACCGACGAGATTTTGGGGCAGCACGCCGTTGAGGGCGTACGTGTAAAAAACGTGCTGACTCACGAAACCCGCGAGTTGCCAATTGAGGGCTTCTTCGTGGCCATTGGCCACGAGCCCAACTCCTCCATTTTCCGCGAATACCTGCACCACGACGAGCAGGGCTACCTGAAAACCATCCCCGGCACAAGCAAAACCAACGTCGACGGCGTGTTTGCCTGCGGCGACGTGCAGGACTTTGTTTATCGCCAGGCGGTAACGGCGGCCGGCACCGGCTGCATGGCTGCCCTCGATGCCGAGCGGTACCTCGCTGCCTTGGGCGTACACTAA